In the Micromonospora narathiwatensis genome, one interval contains:
- a CDS encoding ABC transporter permease, with product MSNPNPVSGSPDKEPATETQEARSEARANPTAPAGDAERAVTATATKEPPAEPRPSLGRLFLENLWAANTVTVTVLAVLLAMLVGAVLIIISDPEVLATYSYITARPSDALNSSWTVVSEAYANLFKGAVFDPDATGFTAALSPISETLTYTAPLVFTGLAVALAFRGGLFNIGAQGQATIGVILAAAAGFALPLPPGLHLLVALLAGAAGGALWGFIPGILKARTGAHEVINTIMLNYVAVYFLAWIIIQDGVQNPRRADAISKPVDASAQLPRLLGDNLRVHAGILLAVLAAAFVAWLLNRSTLGFELRAVGANPDAARTAGISVTKTYVLVMVIAGVLAGLGGSNMVLGSTADSLTPQVVAQIGFDGILVALLGRVKPWGVLMAALLFGALQAGGNRMQSYSGISLELVTVLQALIVIFIAAPALVKAIFQLRAARAARLQTSLAKGW from the coding sequence ATGAGCAACCCCAACCCGGTGTCGGGCTCCCCGGACAAGGAACCGGCGACCGAGACGCAGGAGGCGCGGAGCGAGGCGCGGGCCAACCCGACCGCGCCCGCCGGCGACGCCGAGCGTGCCGTGACCGCCACCGCGACCAAGGAGCCCCCCGCCGAGCCTCGCCCGTCGCTGGGCCGGCTGTTCCTGGAGAACCTCTGGGCGGCGAACACGGTCACCGTGACGGTGCTCGCCGTGCTGCTGGCGATGCTGGTCGGCGCGGTGCTGATCATCATCTCCGACCCGGAGGTGCTGGCGACCTACAGCTACATCACCGCCCGGCCGTCGGACGCGCTCAACTCGAGCTGGACCGTGGTCAGCGAGGCGTACGCGAACCTGTTCAAGGGTGCCGTCTTCGACCCGGACGCCACCGGCTTCACCGCCGCGCTGAGCCCGATCTCGGAGACGCTCACCTACACCGCGCCGCTGGTCTTCACCGGCCTGGCGGTGGCGCTCGCCTTCCGGGGCGGCCTGTTCAACATCGGCGCCCAGGGCCAGGCGACGATCGGTGTCATCCTCGCCGCCGCCGCCGGCTTCGCGCTGCCGCTGCCGCCGGGGCTGCACCTGCTCGTCGCGCTGCTCGCCGGCGCGGCCGGCGGCGCGCTCTGGGGCTTCATCCCGGGCATCCTCAAGGCGCGGACCGGCGCCCACGAGGTGATCAACACGATCATGCTCAACTACGTGGCGGTCTACTTCCTGGCCTGGATCATCATCCAGGACGGCGTGCAGAACCCGCGGCGCGCCGACGCGATCAGCAAGCCGGTCGACGCCTCCGCCCAACTGCCCCGGCTGCTCGGCGACAACCTGCGGGTGCACGCCGGCATCCTGCTCGCCGTGCTGGCCGCCGCGTTCGTCGCCTGGCTGCTGAACCGCTCGACGCTCGGCTTCGAGCTGCGCGCGGTCGGCGCGAACCCGGACGCCGCCCGGACCGCGGGCATCAGCGTCACGAAGACGTACGTGCTGGTCATGGTGATCGCCGGCGTGCTGGCCGGCCTCGGCGGCTCGAACATGGTGCTCGGCTCGACGGCGGACTCGCTCACCCCGCAGGTGGTCGCGCAGATCGGTTTCGACGGCATCCTGGTCGCACTGCTCGGCCGGGTGAAACCGTGGGGCGTGCTGATGGCCGCGCTGCTGTTCGGCGCGCTCCAGGCCGGCGGCAACCGGATGCAGTCGTACTCCGGGATCTCGCTGGAGCTGGTCACCGTGCTCCAGGCGCTCATCGTCATCTTCATCGCCGCGCCGGCCCTGGTGAAGGCGATCTTCCAGCTCCGGGCGGCCCGCGCGGCCCGGCTGCAGACGAGCCTCGCGAAGGGCTGGTGA
- a CDS encoding DUF4272 domain-containing protein, whose translation MRVSAPDPRAVREASLDELSRLGLPLPPAQFPLVWEPGDEVELRPTAEIEARIAVLHLILARCFGMPAQAAMSWLLESHLVDTVTPPEWQFVMGGKGDHRSFVLHHDALFSLAWVLGLAKELDPTVPVDERLVERMPNLVARETFPQWRARILAAPQHPVDAAALLDLHYCLDWAYLESEHTGRALPGLVDANAIGQRRWALEWAVVLRGPYHDEPPGWEEVDLST comes from the coding sequence GTGCGCGTATCCGCCCCGGATCCCCGGGCCGTCCGTGAGGCGAGCCTCGACGAGTTGTCCCGGCTGGGTCTGCCGCTGCCCCCGGCGCAGTTCCCGCTCGTGTGGGAGCCGGGGGACGAGGTCGAGCTGCGTCCCACCGCCGAGATCGAGGCGCGGATCGCGGTGCTGCACCTGATCCTGGCCCGGTGCTTCGGGATGCCCGCGCAGGCGGCGATGAGCTGGCTGCTGGAGTCGCACCTGGTCGACACGGTGACTCCGCCCGAGTGGCAGTTCGTCATGGGCGGCAAGGGCGACCACCGCTCCTTCGTACTGCACCACGACGCGCTCTTCTCGCTGGCCTGGGTGCTGGGGCTGGCCAAGGAGCTGGACCCGACGGTGCCGGTCGACGAGCGGCTGGTCGAGCGGATGCCGAACCTGGTCGCCCGGGAGACCTTCCCGCAGTGGCGGGCCCGCATCCTGGCCGCGCCGCAGCATCCCGTCGACGCCGCCGCGCTGCTCGACCTGCACTACTGCCTGGACTGGGCGTACCTGGAGTCGGAGCACACCGGCCGGGCGCTGCCCGGGCTGGTGGACGCGAACGCGATCGGGCAGCGCCGGTGGGCGCTGGAGTGGGCGGTGGTGCTGCGTGGGCCGTACCACGACGAGCCGCCCGGCTGGGAAGAGGTCGACCTGTCCACCTGA
- a CDS encoding ABC transporter ATP-binding protein — protein sequence MDLTVEPGEIHALLGENGAGKSTLMNVLYGLYQPDEGEILVDGQPLKLKGPSDAIAAGIGMVHQHFMLVPVFTVAENVMLGAEQVKGGFTGFLDRRRARREVAEVSERYNLRVDPDAVIEDLPVGIQQRVEIVKALTRDVDLLILDEPTAVLTPQETEELLAVMRSLKAAGKSIVFITHKLGEVKAIADRITVIRRGKTVGTAEPSASRDELAALMVGRSVRLTVDKQPATPGEPILEVSGLVVDDDRQVRAVDGVDLTVHAGEVLGIAGVQGNGQTELIEAIMGLRPALAGTVTLDGEAVHGWPTKKVLRAGVGYVPEDRSVDGLVKEFSVAENLVLDIYDQPPFGKGLSLKPDAIAKSAKERIEQFDVRTSSADTPVGTLSGGNQQKVIVARELSRPLKLFIAAQPTRGVDVGSIEFIHSRVIRERDIGTAVMVVSSELDEVIGLADRIAVMYRGRIIGVVGPDTPREEIGLLMAGITPDSATATDGTGGAAAPAPDGPGNEEKA from the coding sequence ATCGACCTGACGGTGGAGCCTGGAGAGATCCACGCCCTGCTCGGTGAGAACGGCGCCGGCAAGTCGACCCTGATGAACGTGCTCTACGGGCTCTATCAGCCCGACGAGGGCGAGATCCTGGTCGACGGTCAGCCGCTGAAGCTGAAGGGCCCGTCGGACGCCATCGCCGCCGGGATCGGCATGGTGCACCAGCACTTCATGCTGGTGCCGGTGTTCACCGTGGCCGAGAACGTCATGCTCGGCGCCGAGCAGGTCAAGGGTGGCTTCACCGGCTTCCTCGACCGCCGGCGTGCCCGCCGTGAGGTGGCCGAGGTCTCCGAGCGGTACAACCTCCGGGTCGACCCGGACGCGGTGATCGAGGACCTGCCGGTCGGCATCCAGCAGCGGGTGGAGATCGTCAAGGCGCTCACCCGCGACGTCGACCTGCTGATCCTCGACGAGCCGACCGCGGTGCTCACCCCGCAGGAGACCGAGGAACTGCTCGCCGTGATGCGGTCGCTCAAGGCCGCCGGCAAGTCGATCGTCTTCATCACCCACAAGCTGGGCGAGGTGAAGGCCATCGCGGACCGGATCACGGTCATCCGGCGCGGGAAGACGGTCGGCACCGCCGAGCCGAGTGCCAGCCGGGACGAGTTGGCCGCGCTGATGGTGGGCCGCAGCGTCCGGCTGACCGTCGACAAGCAGCCGGCCACCCCGGGCGAGCCGATCCTCGAGGTCTCCGGCCTGGTCGTCGACGACGACCGGCAGGTACGCGCGGTCGACGGCGTCGACCTGACCGTGCACGCCGGTGAGGTGCTCGGCATCGCGGGCGTGCAGGGCAACGGCCAGACCGAGCTGATCGAGGCGATCATGGGCCTGCGGCCCGCGCTCGCCGGCACCGTCACCCTCGACGGCGAGGCCGTGCACGGCTGGCCGACCAAGAAGGTGCTCCGCGCCGGCGTCGGCTACGTGCCGGAGGACCGCAGCGTCGACGGCCTGGTCAAGGAGTTCTCCGTCGCGGAGAACCTGGTGCTGGACATCTACGACCAGCCGCCCTTCGGCAAGGGTCTGTCGCTCAAGCCGGACGCCATCGCGAAGTCGGCGAAGGAGCGGATCGAGCAGTTCGACGTCCGTACCTCCTCGGCGGACACGCCGGTGGGCACCCTGTCCGGCGGTAACCAGCAGAAGGTGATCGTGGCCCGGGAGCTTTCCCGGCCGCTGAAGCTCTTCATCGCCGCGCAGCCCACCCGGGGCGTCGACGTCGGCTCGATCGAGTTCATCCACAGCCGGGTGATCCGCGAACGGGACATCGGCACCGCCGTCATGGTGGTCTCCAGCGAACTGGACGAGGTGATCGGCCTGGCCGACCGGATCGCGGTGATGTACCGCGGCCGGATCATCGGCGTGGTCGGCCCGGACACCCCACGCGAGGAGATCGGCCTGCTGATGGCCGGCATCACCCCGGACAGCGCCACGGCGACCGACGGCACCGGCGGCGCGGCGGCCCCCGCCCCCGACGGCCCTGGCAACGAGGAAAAGGCATGA
- a CDS encoding putative RNA methyltransferase: protein MDPRILDRLRCPVCAEPLAETTAGTARALRCPRRHSFDIARQGYVNLLAGRAPHSGDSAEMVAARADFLAAGHYDTVAAALAATAAEVVDGVRAAGPRRTDMPPGQAEIGAAGTAYPLVVDAGAGTGWYLAAVLAALPDAVGLALDVAKPALRRAARAHPRAAAALADTWQRLPLADHSAALLLNVFAPRNGPEFHRVLDPAGALLVLTPAADHLAELVDALDLLRVDPAKADRVAGSLGTHFTEESATEHRARLALRRAEVATLVGMGPSAWHTDPARLAERIGALPEPVPVTLAVRLGVHRPR from the coding sequence GTGGACCCCCGGATCCTCGACCGGCTGCGCTGCCCGGTCTGCGCCGAGCCGCTTGCCGAGACCACCGCCGGCACCGCCCGCGCGCTGCGCTGCCCGCGCCGGCACAGCTTCGACATCGCCCGCCAGGGGTACGTCAACCTGCTCGCCGGCCGCGCCCCGCACAGCGGGGACAGCGCCGAGATGGTCGCCGCGCGCGCCGACTTCCTCGCCGCCGGCCACTACGACACCGTCGCCGCCGCGCTCGCCGCCACCGCGGCCGAGGTGGTCGACGGGGTACGGGCGGCCGGGCCGCGCCGCACCGACATGCCGCCCGGCCAGGCTGAGATCGGCGCGGCGGGGACCGCGTACCCCCTGGTGGTGGACGCCGGGGCCGGGACCGGCTGGTATCTCGCGGCGGTGCTGGCGGCGCTGCCGGACGCCGTCGGCCTGGCCCTGGACGTCGCCAAGCCGGCGCTGCGCCGGGCGGCCCGGGCGCACCCGCGTGCGGCGGCGGCGCTCGCCGACACCTGGCAGCGGCTGCCCCTGGCCGACCACTCCGCCGCCCTGCTGCTGAACGTCTTCGCGCCGCGCAACGGCCCGGAGTTCCACCGGGTGCTCGACCCGGCCGGCGCGCTGCTGGTGCTCACCCCGGCCGCAGACCACCTCGCCGAGTTGGTCGACGCGCTCGACCTGCTCCGGGTGGACCCGGCCAAGGCGGACCGGGTGGCCGGCAGCCTGGGCACGCACTTCACCGAGGAGTCGGCCACCGAGCACCGGGCCCGGCTGGCGCTGCGCCGCGCCGAGGTGGCGACCCTGGTGGGGATGGGCCCGAGCGCCTGGCACACCGACCCGGCCCGGCTGGCCGAGCGCATCGGCGCGCTGCCCGAGCCGGTGCCGGTGACCCTCGCCGTCCGGCTCGGCGTGCACCGGCCGCGCTGA
- a CDS encoding adenosine deaminase, which translates to MVAIRYEDIVKVPKALLHDHLDGGLRPATIVELAAEVGHELPATDPEALGRWFVEAANSGSLERYLETFAHTVAVMQTAPALRRVARECALDLAADGVVYAEVRFAPEQHLEKNLTLDEVVEAVVAGFAEGSALAAEAGTPIRIGTLLTAMRHAARSQEIAELAVRHRDTGVVGFDIAGAEAGFPPTRHLDAFEYLQRENFHFTIHAGEAFGLPSIWQAIQWCGADRLGHGVRIVDDITPGPPPVLGRLAAYVRDKRIPLELCPSSNVQTGAAPSIAEHPIGLLRDLRFRVTVNTDNRLMSGTSMSREMALLVEAFGYGWKELQWFTINAMKSAFIPFDERLKIIDEVIKPAYAKLLG; encoded by the coding sequence ATGGTCGCTATCCGTTACGAGGACATCGTCAAGGTCCCGAAGGCGCTGCTGCACGATCACCTCGACGGCGGTCTGCGGCCCGCGACGATCGTCGAGCTGGCCGCCGAGGTCGGCCACGAGCTGCCCGCCACCGATCCGGAGGCGCTCGGTCGCTGGTTCGTCGAGGCGGCGAACTCAGGCTCGCTGGAGCGTTACCTGGAGACGTTCGCGCACACCGTGGCGGTCATGCAGACCGCGCCCGCGCTGCGCCGGGTCGCCCGCGAGTGCGCGCTCGACCTGGCCGCCGACGGCGTGGTGTACGCGGAGGTCCGGTTCGCCCCGGAGCAGCACCTGGAAAAGAACCTGACCCTGGACGAGGTGGTCGAGGCCGTGGTGGCCGGCTTCGCGGAGGGCAGCGCCCTGGCCGCCGAGGCGGGCACCCCGATCCGGATCGGCACCCTGCTCACCGCGATGCGGCACGCCGCCCGCTCGCAGGAGATCGCCGAGCTGGCCGTCCGGCACCGGGACACCGGCGTGGTCGGCTTCGACATCGCCGGCGCGGAGGCGGGCTTCCCGCCCACCCGGCACCTGGACGCCTTCGAGTACCTCCAGCGGGAGAACTTCCACTTCACCATCCACGCAGGCGAGGCGTTCGGGCTGCCGTCGATCTGGCAGGCGATCCAGTGGTGCGGCGCTGACCGGCTCGGCCACGGCGTCCGGATCGTCGACGACATCACCCCGGGGCCGCCGCCGGTGCTGGGCCGGCTGGCCGCGTACGTCCGGGACAAGCGGATCCCGCTGGAGCTGTGCCCGTCGTCGAACGTGCAGACCGGGGCGGCGCCGTCGATCGCCGAGCACCCGATCGGGCTGCTGCGCGACCTGCGTTTCCGGGTGACCGTCAACACCGACAACCGGTTGATGAGCGGCACCTCGATGTCCCGGGAGATGGCGCTGCTGGTGGAGGCCTTCGGCTACGGCTGGAAGGAACTCCAGTGGTTCACGATCAACGCGATGAAGAGCGCCTTCATCCCGTTCGACGAACGACTGAAGATCATCGACGAGGTGATCAAGCCGGCGTACGCCAAGCTGCTCGGCTGA
- a CDS encoding AfsR/SARP family transcriptional regulator yields MRFRILGTLRIEDAPGVSGRRTSMLAAMLVANVNKSVSVDRLVDAVWEKRPPVTAREQVQNCVSMLRRGFGGANGVTISRSGRGYQLNADPSEIDAHCFERDVRAAAEHLAAGQPEAGVATYRDALALWSGPALDGLDGVELRAHAHRLDELRAAATERLIETQIELGRLDEAVADLRCLTRLNPTGERFMVLLVDALLLCHRHPEALAAYRDFARSLADELGTRPGPAARAAERRIHEALRDDGLPPTAGDSPARTDRDLMTLVSVRRHPTDATSQEWDLLRHLQEAVSHIHAAYSLLPSRAGSAVERLSGHSRVA; encoded by the coding sequence ATGCGTTTCAGAATCTTGGGCACACTACGCATCGAGGACGCTCCCGGGGTGAGCGGACGCCGCACCAGCATGCTGGCGGCGATGCTGGTGGCCAACGTCAACAAGAGCGTCTCGGTGGACCGCTTGGTCGACGCCGTTTGGGAGAAGCGTCCACCCGTCACCGCTCGTGAGCAGGTCCAAAACTGCGTGTCGATGCTTCGGCGGGGTTTCGGCGGGGCGAACGGTGTCACCATCAGCCGAAGCGGGCGAGGCTACCAGCTCAATGCCGATCCGAGCGAGATTGACGCCCACTGCTTCGAACGGGATGTGCGTGCCGCCGCCGAACACCTCGCCGCGGGCCAGCCGGAAGCGGGGGTGGCGACCTATCGTGACGCTCTCGCGCTGTGGAGCGGCCCCGCACTCGACGGTCTGGACGGAGTCGAGCTTCGAGCCCACGCACACCGCCTCGACGAGCTCCGGGCGGCCGCTACCGAACGGCTGATCGAGACGCAGATCGAGCTCGGGCGGCTGGACGAGGCAGTGGCCGACTTGCGGTGTCTGACCCGTTTGAATCCGACGGGCGAACGATTCATGGTGCTTCTGGTGGACGCCCTGCTGCTGTGCCACCGGCACCCGGAGGCCCTGGCCGCCTATCGCGACTTCGCGAGGAGCCTGGCGGACGAGCTCGGCACCCGTCCGGGCCCTGCGGCGCGAGCTGCGGAGCGGCGGATTCACGAGGCGCTGCGCGACGACGGCCTGCCGCCCACCGCAGGAGACTCGCCGGCTCGAACCGACCGCGACCTGATGACTCTCGTGTCGGTCCGACGGCACCCCACCGATGCGACGAGCCAGGAGTGGGATCTGCTACGCCATCTTCAAGAGGCCGTGTCCCACATTCACGCGGCCTATTCACTCCTACCAAGCCGCGCGGGCTCCGCCGTCGAGCGCCTTTCGGGGCACAGCCGGGTGGCCTAG
- a CDS encoding cytidine deaminase: MTEIDWERLRAAAVEVMRHAYVPYSKFPVGAAALVDDGRVVVGCNVENAAYGVVLCAECGVVSSLHATGGGRIVALSCVDATGEPLMPCGRCRQLLWEQGGPECLIEAKGGPLRMAELLPHAFDVADLDAVTGEHPVPVVPDRLAAWRGRGTVFVHPDLSAGQQVWTAYWERSAGDSEGAETGVLEEGPTWDDPAEAITWGLARTPRVVVVDASGTIFWAGEGEPPLEIPVRWG; this comes from the coding sequence ATGACCGAGATTGACTGGGAGCGGCTGCGGGCCGCCGCCGTTGAGGTGATGCGGCACGCGTACGTGCCGTACTCGAAGTTCCCGGTCGGGGCGGCCGCCCTGGTCGACGACGGCCGGGTGGTGGTCGGCTGCAACGTGGAGAACGCCGCGTACGGCGTGGTGCTCTGCGCCGAGTGCGGGGTGGTCTCCTCGCTGCACGCCACCGGCGGTGGCCGGATCGTCGCCCTTTCCTGCGTCGACGCCACCGGTGAGCCGCTGATGCCCTGCGGCCGGTGCCGCCAGCTGCTGTGGGAGCAGGGCGGCCCGGAGTGCCTGATCGAGGCCAAGGGCGGCCCGCTGCGGATGGCCGAGCTGCTGCCGCACGCGTTCGACGTGGCCGACCTCGACGCGGTGACCGGCGAGCACCCGGTGCCCGTGGTGCCGGACCGGCTGGCCGCCTGGCGGGGGCGGGGCACGGTCTTCGTGCACCCGGACCTCTCCGCCGGGCAGCAGGTCTGGACGGCGTACTGGGAGCGGTCGGCCGGGGACAGTGAGGGCGCCGAGACCGGCGTGCTGGAGGAGGGCCCGACCTGGGACGACCCGGCCGAGGCGATCACCTGGGGGTTGGCTCGGACACCGCGTGTGGTGGTGGTTGACGCGTCGGGCACCATCTTCTGGGCCGGTGAGGGTGAGCCTCCGCTGGAGATTCCGGTCCGCTGGGGTTGA
- a CDS encoding ABC transporter permease — protein sequence MSTMAVPEVAVTAVDEGFWTRARKTGTVLLGLGVLAAVLFGALATGQQARFTLSETEGGAALAIQGTTGAILFGIIAAGAGGALLAGVPKRWFTLLLGVGLVAFVVSFLCWQVSAAPDGRNFMPLVNVVRGTFLLALPLIFGALAGVLCERSGVVNVAIEGQLLMGAFSGALFGSLSGNVWVGLVAAAIGGAFISLLLAVFAIRYLVDQVVMGIVLNLLAVGVTGFLYERLMQRDATKYNSAPRFSNWEIPLLKDIPLIGPALFRGNIFLYLGLLLVLVIHIALFRTRWGLRTRSVGEHPTAADTLGVKVLRLRYRNVIMAGLVAGVGGASYTLALYSFTKNMIGGKGFIALAALIFGRWSPTGALLAALFFGFADQLATYLGAIGSSIPSQFLAMLPYLATILAVAGLVGRVRAPAADGKPYIKG from the coding sequence ATGTCCACCATGGCTGTCCCCGAGGTCGCCGTCACCGCGGTCGACGAGGGTTTCTGGACGCGCGCCCGCAAGACCGGAACGGTCCTGCTGGGGCTGGGCGTGCTCGCGGCGGTGCTCTTCGGCGCGCTCGCCACCGGCCAGCAGGCCCGGTTCACGCTCAGCGAGACCGAGGGCGGTGCCGCCCTGGCGATCCAGGGCACGACCGGCGCGATCCTGTTCGGGATCATCGCCGCCGGGGCTGGCGGCGCCCTGCTCGCCGGGGTGCCGAAGCGCTGGTTCACCCTGCTGCTCGGCGTCGGGCTGGTCGCCTTCGTGGTGAGCTTCCTGTGCTGGCAGGTCTCCGCCGCTCCCGACGGTCGCAACTTCATGCCGCTGGTCAACGTCGTCCGCGGCACGTTCCTGCTGGCCCTGCCGCTGATCTTCGGTGCGCTGGCCGGGGTGCTCTGTGAGCGGTCCGGCGTGGTCAACGTGGCGATCGAGGGCCAGCTGCTGATGGGCGCCTTCTCCGGCGCGCTCTTCGGCAGCCTCTCCGGCAACGTCTGGGTCGGGCTGGTCGCCGCCGCGATCGGCGGCGCGTTCATCTCGCTGCTGCTCGCCGTCTTCGCCATCCGCTACCTGGTCGACCAGGTGGTCATGGGCATCGTGCTCAACCTGCTGGCGGTCGGCGTGACCGGCTTCCTCTACGAGCGGCTGATGCAGCGGGACGCGACGAAGTACAACAGCGCTCCCCGGTTCAGCAACTGGGAGATCCCGCTGCTCAAGGACATCCCGCTGATCGGTCCGGCGCTGTTCCGGGGCAACATCTTCCTCTACCTCGGCCTGCTGCTGGTGCTGGTCATCCACATCGCGCTGTTCCGTACCCGGTGGGGCCTGCGGACCCGGTCGGTGGGTGAGCACCCGACCGCTGCCGACACCCTGGGCGTGAAGGTGCTGCGGCTGCGCTACCGCAACGTCATCATGGCGGGGCTGGTGGCCGGCGTGGGTGGTGCCTCGTACACCCTGGCGCTGTACTCGTTCACCAAGAACATGATCGGCGGTAAGGGCTTCATCGCCCTCGCCGCGCTGATCTTCGGCCGGTGGAGTCCGACCGGGGCGCTGCTCGCGGCGCTCTTCTTCGGCTTCGCCGACCAGCTTGCGACGTATCTCGGCGCGATCGGCAGCAGCATCCCCAGCCAGTTCCTGGCGATGCTGCCGTACCTGGCGACGATCCTGGCCGTGGCCGGGCTGGTCGGCCGGGTGCGGGCCCCGGCGGCCGACGGCAAGCCGTACATCAAGGGCTGA
- a CDS encoding thymidine phosphorylase encodes MSAFTAVDVIRAKRDGGVLSDGQIDWVVDAYTKGLVADEQMSALAMAILLRGMTGPEIARWTAAMIASGERLDLSSVTRPTVDKHSTGGVGDKITLPLTPLVAACGAAVPQLSGRGLGHTGGTLDKLESIPGWRAALSNAEFIAQLRDVGAVICAAGDGLAPADRKLYALRDVTGTVEAIPLIASSIMSKKIAEGTGALVLDVKVGSGAFMKTVDDARELARTMVELGKAHGVRTAALLTDMSTPLGLAIGNAVEVTESVEVLAGGGPADVVELTLALAREMLDAAGLPDADPAAALRDGRAMDSWRAMIRAQGGDPDAPMPTANEVEVVHADADGYVAGIDAYAIGVAAWRLGAGRARKEDPVSIPSGVVLHKRPGDPVRAGEPLYELRAEHAERIPAALAEARQAVRIAPDAPAAPPLVIERIG; translated from the coding sequence ATGAGTGCTTTTACGGCGGTTGACGTCATCCGGGCCAAGCGGGACGGGGGTGTGCTGAGCGACGGGCAGATCGACTGGGTCGTCGACGCGTACACCAAGGGGCTGGTGGCCGACGAGCAGATGTCGGCGCTGGCCATGGCGATCCTGCTGCGCGGCATGACCGGGCCGGAGATCGCCCGGTGGACCGCCGCGATGATCGCCAGCGGGGAGCGGCTGGACCTTTCGTCGGTGACCCGGCCGACCGTGGACAAGCACTCCACCGGCGGTGTCGGCGACAAGATCACCCTGCCGCTCACCCCGCTCGTCGCCGCCTGCGGCGCGGCGGTACCGCAGCTTTCCGGTCGGGGCCTCGGCCACACCGGCGGCACGCTGGACAAGCTGGAGTCGATTCCCGGCTGGCGGGCCGCGCTGAGCAACGCGGAGTTCATCGCCCAGCTCCGCGACGTCGGCGCGGTGATCTGCGCGGCCGGCGACGGGCTGGCCCCGGCCGACCGCAAGCTGTACGCGCTGCGCGACGTCACCGGCACGGTGGAGGCGATCCCGCTGATCGCCAGCTCGATCATGAGCAAGAAGATCGCCGAGGGGACCGGCGCGCTGGTGCTCGACGTGAAGGTGGGCTCCGGCGCCTTCATGAAGACCGTCGACGACGCCCGCGAGCTGGCCCGGACCATGGTGGAGCTGGGCAAGGCGCACGGGGTGCGGACGGCGGCCCTGCTCACCGACATGTCCACCCCGCTCGGCCTGGCCATCGGCAACGCGGTCGAGGTGACCGAGTCGGTCGAGGTGCTCGCCGGTGGCGGCCCGGCCGACGTGGTGGAGCTGACCCTGGCGCTGGCCCGGGAGATGCTCGACGCCGCGGGCCTGCCGGACGCCGACCCGGCGGCGGCGCTGCGCGACGGCCGGGCGATGGACTCCTGGCGGGCGATGATCCGGGCACAGGGCGGCGACCCGGACGCCCCGATGCCCACGGCGAACGAGGTCGAGGTGGTCCACGCCGACGCCGACGGCTACGTCGCCGGGATCGACGCGTACGCCATCGGAGTGGCCGCCTGGCGGCTCGGCGCCGGCCGGGCCCGCAAGGAGGACCCGGTGAGCATCCCGTCCGGCGTGGTGTTGCACAAGCGCCCCGGCGACCCGGTACGCGCCGGCGAACCCCTGTACGAGCTGCGCGCCGAGCACGCGGAGCGCATTCCGGCCGCGCTGGCCGAGGCGCGGCAGGCGGTCCGGATCGCCCCGGACGCTCCGGCCGCGCCACCGCTGGTGATCGAGCGGATCGGCTGA